From one Flavobacteriales bacterium genomic stretch:
- a CDS encoding Smr/MutS family protein, giving the protein MAAVKLQQGDRVSFIDDVGGGVVLRAGRPGHVLLRTDDGFELELPERRLVQVAEGSHAAHLRVSDHAVGMRVANELLEEKRRTRAPIRPGKTPKKPEDNSVAEVDLHLHELVEDETRLSDGEKLEYQIRYFERALESAIRNGKRKLIVIHGVGEGVLREEVRKMLQYYDGVRFYDADMRRYGVGATEVEILRGRG; this is encoded by the coding sequence ATGGCAGCGGTAAAGTTGCAGCAAGGCGACCGCGTCTCGTTCATCGATGACGTGGGCGGTGGGGTGGTGCTTCGCGCCGGCCGACCGGGGCATGTGCTGCTGCGCACCGATGATGGCTTTGAATTGGAGCTGCCCGAGAGGCGACTGGTGCAGGTGGCCGAGGGTTCCCATGCGGCGCACCTTCGCGTGAGCGACCATGCCGTAGGCATGCGCGTGGCCAATGAGCTGCTGGAGGAGAAGCGCCGCACCCGGGCGCCGATCCGTCCCGGCAAGACGCCGAAGAAGCCCGAAGACAACAGCGTGGCCGAGGTGGACCTTCACCTGCACGAGCTCGTGGAGGACGAAACACGGTTGAGCGATGGTGAGAAGCTGGAGTACCAGATCCGCTACTTCGAGCGGGCTTTGGAGAGCGCCATCCGCAACGGCAAGAGAAAGCTCATCGTCATACACGGCGTGGGGGAGGGCGTGCTGCGCGAGGAGGTGAGGAAGATGCTCCAGTATTACGATGGCGTGCGCTTCTACGACGCTGACATGCGGCGTTATGGCGTGGGGGCGACGGAGGTTGAAATACTCAGGGGAAGGGGTTGA
- the trxB gene encoding thioredoxin-disulfide reductase: MSTSPEHVHCLIIGSGPAGYSAAIYAARADLKPLMIEGPLPGGQLTQTTEVDNYPGYPKGRTGPDMMEDLKQQALRFETRIRNGWVTRVDFSGPVHKVWVDEKEEIHADAVIISTGASAKWLGLPNEIRLRDIGGGVTACAVCDGFFYRGQNVVLVGAGDSACEEATYLAKLCPKVYMLVRKDHFKASKAMVHRVESTPNIEVLFNTEVKDVLGAHAVEGVLAINNATGEERKLDVTGLFIAIGHTPATEIFKGQLEMDEAGYLKHDPDRTSTKVPGVFVAGDCADKVYRQAVTSAGSGCMAALDAERWLAAQGKH; this comes from the coding sequence ATGAGCACCTCGCCTGAGCACGTCCATTGCCTGATCATTGGATCAGGGCCCGCCGGTTATTCCGCAGCCATCTACGCCGCACGCGCAGACCTGAAGCCGTTGATGATCGAAGGCCCGCTGCCCGGCGGCCAGCTCACGCAGACCACGGAGGTGGACAACTACCCCGGCTACCCCAAAGGGCGTACCGGCCCGGATATGATGGAAGACCTGAAGCAGCAAGCCCTGCGCTTCGAAACGCGCATCCGCAACGGGTGGGTGACCAGGGTCGATTTCAGCGGCCCTGTGCACAAGGTCTGGGTGGATGAGAAGGAGGAGATCCATGCCGATGCGGTGATCATCAGCACCGGCGCCAGCGCGAAGTGGCTAGGGCTGCCCAATGAGATCCGCCTGCGCGACATCGGTGGCGGGGTAACGGCTTGCGCTGTGTGCGATGGCTTCTTCTACCGTGGCCAGAACGTGGTGCTCGTGGGCGCCGGCGATAGCGCGTGCGAGGAGGCCACCTACCTCGCCAAGCTCTGCCCCAAGGTGTACATGCTCGTGCGCAAGGATCACTTCAAGGCCAGCAAGGCGATGGTGCACCGCGTGGAGAGCACGCCGAACATCGAGGTGCTGTTCAACACAGAAGTGAAGGATGTCCTGGGCGCGCATGCGGTTGAAGGCGTGCTGGCGATCAACAACGCGACCGGCGAAGAGCGCAAGCTCGATGTCACGGGCCTCTTCATCGCCATCGGCCATACCCCTGCCACAGAGATCTTCAAGGGCCAGCTCGAAATGGATGAGGCCGGATACCTGAAGCACGACCCAGACCGCACCAGCACCAAGGTGCCCGGCGTATTCGTCGCGGGTGATTGCGCCGACAAGGTTTACCGCCAGGCAGTGACCAGTGCGGGCAGCGGCTGCATGGCGGCCTTGGATGCGGAGCGCTGGCTGGCTGCCCAAGGAAAGCACTGA
- a CDS encoding DUF4249 domain-containing protein yields the protein MELQILTARQSLLIGAMGLLVAGCDKEITVDLPETEAKVVVEGSIETGQPPIVFLTRTQSFFAPTSVASIAGTYISDAVVTVNDGDSTYALTRLCSDLIPDSLIDEVAAQTGVSADLLRAASICAWTFLNNELLGEEGRTYQLRVLTEGKELTSSTTIPQGVALDSTWFKLANQQPNDDSLGFIWARLSDPDTAGNAYRWWAQRINAGEDGEPKDSRFIAPVFSVFEDRYINGLAFDFAYNRGNEPYSAADDDLNEERGYFKRGDTVVVKFASIGLKEFRFFDSYYNNASSQGDVFSNPSNIRSNINGGLGVWAGYAPRFRTVVCQP from the coding sequence ATGGAACTTCAAATTCTGACGGCCAGGCAATCGCTCCTGATCGGTGCGATGGGCCTTCTCGTAGCGGGCTGCGACAAAGAGATCACCGTGGACCTCCCCGAGACCGAAGCGAAGGTGGTGGTGGAAGGCAGCATCGAGACGGGCCAGCCGCCCATCGTCTTCCTTACGCGCACCCAGAGCTTCTTCGCGCCCACCAGCGTGGCCAGCATCGCAGGCACCTATATCAGCGATGCCGTGGTCACCGTGAACGACGGCGACAGCACCTACGCCCTCACGCGCCTCTGCAGCGACCTGATCCCCGACTCGCTCATCGATGAGGTGGCCGCGCAGACCGGGGTGAGCGCGGATCTGCTCCGCGCTGCGAGCATCTGCGCCTGGACCTTCCTGAACAATGAGCTGCTTGGAGAAGAAGGGAGGACCTATCAGCTGCGCGTGCTCACGGAAGGGAAAGAGCTCACCAGCAGCACCACCATCCCGCAGGGCGTGGCGCTTGACAGCACCTGGTTCAAGCTGGCCAACCAACAGCCCAACGACGATTCGCTCGGCTTCATCTGGGCGCGCCTCAGCGATCCCGATACCGCAGGCAACGCCTACCGCTGGTGGGCGCAGCGGATCAATGCAGGCGAAGATGGCGAGCCGAAGGATTCCCGCTTCATAGCGCCCGTCTTCAGCGTCTTCGAGGACCGCTACATCAATGGGCTCGCGTTCGACTTCGCCTATAACCGCGGCAACGAGCCGTACAGCGCGGCCGACGACGACCTCAACGAGGAGCGCGGCTACTTCAAGCGCGGCGATACCGTGGTGGTGAAGTTCGCGAGCATCGGGCTCAAGGAGTTCCGCTTCTTCGACTCCTACTACAACAACGCCTCCTCCCAAGGCGATGTGTTCAGCAACCCGTCCAACATCCGCAGCAACATCAATGGCGGTCTGGGCGTGTGGGCCGGCTACGCGCCGCGCTTCCGCACCGTAGTGTGCCAGCCTTGA
- a CDS encoding TonB-dependent receptor, whose protein sequence is MRHILAGLVLLFPAFLNAQKQVTISGFVKDATSGEALIGANVFVKETMRGTSTNVYGYYVLNVTPGTHTVAMSYIGYDDFVKSVTAAADLKLNIEARPKAILAEEVEIVGERKQENTEDTRMGTVDLDVQRLQTLPALLGEVDILKTIQFLPGVQNNGEGNSGFYVRGGGPDQNLILLDNATVYNASHLFGFFSVFNADAVKNIELIKGGMPANYGGRISSVLDINMKEGNEKSFHAQGGIGLIASRLTFEGPIVKDKSAFIISGRRTYIDVLTKPFINESSPFAGSGYYFYDLNAKANYTFSDKDRLFVSGYFGRDVFSLQNGGSGGPGFRIPWGNSTFSARWNHVFGPKLFLNTTATFSDYSFLFDASQDQFRFKLFSGIKDYGLKADLGHYPNGRHRLKYGAQYIYHVYTTSTVDVSSGETQFNIDTPPKLHAHESAVYALDEIDLTDALRINLGLRFSRFDHVGPYTRYIVDERGRSIGKEEIAPGTPIRTYQALEPRISLRYRTGRTSSIKASFNQGQQYVHLASFSSTALPTDVWIPSSTRVKPQIGTQYAAGYFRNFLDDLIEASVEGYYKDFKNLIEYADGASPQDNGNTNYDQQLVFGKGYSYGAELFVKKRTGKLTGWLGYTWSRTMRSFPDINNGDEFPSRWDRRHDLSIVATYERNKRWTFGGAFVYATGQAVTIPVNRYFVEGQLVSEYTERNGYRMAAFHRLDLSATLNGRETREVKDPATGETKLIPKKLVSSWSFGVYNAYNRQNPYFIYFDTAGNPSDGSFQVVAKQVSLFSILPSITWNFKF, encoded by the coding sequence ATGCGACATATCCTCGCGGGCCTTGTCCTGCTGTTCCCTGCATTCCTAAATGCCCAGAAGCAGGTCACAATCAGCGGCTTCGTGAAGGATGCCACCAGCGGCGAAGCGCTGATCGGCGCCAACGTGTTCGTGAAGGAGACCATGCGGGGCACCTCAACGAATGTCTATGGCTACTACGTGCTGAACGTTACGCCTGGGACGCACACCGTGGCCATGAGCTACATCGGCTACGACGATTTCGTGAAGAGCGTGACGGCAGCAGCTGACCTGAAGCTGAACATCGAGGCGCGGCCCAAGGCCATCCTCGCAGAGGAAGTGGAGATCGTGGGCGAGCGGAAGCAGGAGAATACCGAGGACACGCGCATGGGCACGGTTGACCTCGACGTTCAGCGCTTGCAAACGCTTCCCGCGCTGCTCGGCGAGGTGGACATCCTGAAGACGATCCAGTTCCTGCCCGGCGTGCAGAACAACGGCGAGGGCAACAGCGGCTTCTACGTGCGCGGCGGCGGCCCTGACCAGAACCTGATACTGCTCGACAACGCCACGGTGTATAACGCCAGCCACCTCTTCGGCTTCTTCAGCGTGTTCAATGCCGATGCCGTGAAGAACATCGAGCTGATCAAGGGCGGCATGCCCGCGAACTACGGCGGGCGCATCTCCTCGGTGCTCGACATCAACATGAAGGAAGGCAACGAGAAGAGCTTCCATGCGCAGGGCGGCATCGGGCTGATCGCCAGCCGCCTCACGTTCGAAGGCCCCATCGTAAAGGACAAGAGCGCCTTCATCATCAGCGGGCGCCGCACCTACATCGATGTGCTCACCAAGCCCTTCATCAACGAGAGCAGCCCCTTCGCGGGCAGCGGCTATTACTTCTACGACCTGAATGCCAAGGCCAATTACACCTTCAGCGACAAGGACCGCCTGTTCGTGAGCGGCTACTTCGGGCGCGATGTGTTCTCGCTTCAGAACGGCGGATCCGGCGGGCCCGGCTTCCGCATCCCCTGGGGCAACAGCACCTTCAGCGCACGGTGGAACCACGTCTTCGGCCCCAAGCTCTTCCTGAACACCACCGCCACCTTCAGCGACTACAGCTTCCTCTTCGACGCCTCGCAGGACCAGTTCCGATTCAAGCTCTTCAGCGGCATCAAGGACTACGGGCTGAAGGCCGACCTGGGCCACTACCCCAACGGCCGGCACCGCCTCAAGTACGGTGCGCAGTACATCTACCATGTGTACACCACAAGCACGGTGGATGTGAGCAGCGGCGAAACGCAGTTCAACATCGATACGCCGCCCAAGCTGCACGCGCATGAGAGCGCCGTGTACGCCCTCGATGAGATCGACCTCACCGACGCGCTGCGCATCAATCTGGGCCTGCGCTTCAGCCGATTCGATCACGTGGGACCCTACACCCGGTACATCGTTGACGAGCGCGGCCGTTCGATCGGCAAGGAAGAGATCGCGCCGGGCACCCCCATCCGTACCTACCAAGCCCTGGAGCCGCGCATCAGCCTGCGTTACCGCACCGGCCGCACCAGCAGCATCAAGGCTTCCTTCAACCAGGGCCAGCAATACGTTCACCTGGCCAGCTTCAGCAGCACCGCGCTGCCCACCGATGTGTGGATACCCAGCAGCACGCGCGTGAAACCGCAGATCGGCACCCAATACGCGGCCGGTTACTTCCGCAATTTCCTCGACGACCTGATCGAGGCCTCGGTGGAAGGCTATTATAAGGACTTCAAGAACCTGATCGAATACGCCGATGGCGCAAGCCCGCAGGACAACGGCAACACCAACTACGATCAGCAACTCGTCTTCGGCAAGGGCTACAGCTACGGCGCGGAGCTCTTCGTGAAGAAGCGCACCGGCAAGCTCACGGGCTGGCTGGGCTACACGTGGAGCCGCACCATGCGTAGCTTCCCGGACATCAACAACGGCGATGAGTTCCCCAGCCGCTGGGACCGCCGGCATGACCTGAGCATCGTGGCCACCTACGAGCGCAACAAGCGTTGGACCTTCGGCGGCGCCTTCGTTTACGCCACGGGCCAAGCCGTGACGATCCCCGTGAACCGCTACTTCGTGGAAGGCCAGCTCGTCAGCGAGTACACCGAGCGCAACGGCTACCGCATGGCGGCCTTCCATCGACTCGACCTCAGCGCCACGCTCAACGGCCGCGAGACCCGCGAGGTGAAGGACCCCGCAACGGGCGAGACCAAATTGATCCCGAAGAAACTCGTGAGCAGCTGGAGCTTCGGGGTCTATAACGCCTACAACCGTCAGAACCCCTACTTCATCTACTTCGACACCGCAGGCAACCCCAGCGATGGCAGCTTCCAAGTGGTGGCCAAGCAAGTGTCGCTCTTCTCCATACTTCCCTCCATCACATGGAACTTCAAATTCTGA
- a CDS encoding M1 family metallopeptidase has product MDPHSHARPQEARITHLDLDINVDMGAEAIRGTATYTIAAAADAQGILFDSEGLFIEGVSVDGKAAAFALGDSTFLGRPLEVELTPGAKQVAIAYRTGPGARALQWLKPHQTSGKKQPFLFTQGQAILTRTWIPIQDSPGIRFTYNAQVQVAQGLMAVMSAENPTAVNADGAYRFRMEQPIPAYLIALAVGDLAFVPIGERTGVYAEPDVVQKAAWEFADMEKMLIAAEGLYGAYRWGRYDVIVLPPSFPFGGMENPRLTFATPTILAGDRSLTALVAHELAHSWSGNLVTNATWNDFWLNEGFTVYFENRICEAVYGDEYARMLQLLGRQDLHATIAKLEGKGQHADTHLRLHLEGRDPDEGMNDIAYEKGFALLQLLEEKAGRDRFDAFLRGYFDAHAFRSMTTDDFTAYLHDHLLKPSGIDLNVAEWIDGAGLPANAIEPQSDSFTKVEAEIARWVAGTQAGQIDVKGWTTFHWMHFLRHLPDGLDEQKMKELDQAFMFTANGNAEVLSAWLELCIRNDYDPAFDRLDQFLTTVGRRKFLMPLYAELNKSEKGRLMAQTIYTAARSNYHSVSVRSLDELLAWKENRPAARF; this is encoded by the coding sequence ATGGACCCCCACAGCCACGCCCGTCCGCAGGAGGCGCGCATAACGCACCTCGACCTTGATATCAACGTGGATATGGGCGCTGAGGCCATCCGCGGAACCGCCACCTACACCATCGCCGCCGCCGCCGATGCCCAGGGCATCCTTTTCGATTCGGAGGGGCTGTTCATCGAGGGCGTCTCCGTTGATGGAAAGGCCGCGGCCTTCGCGCTGGGCGATAGCACCTTCCTGGGCCGCCCGCTGGAAGTGGAACTGACGCCCGGGGCGAAGCAAGTGGCGATCGCCTACCGCACCGGTCCCGGCGCGCGTGCCTTGCAATGGCTGAAGCCGCATCAGACCTCCGGCAAGAAGCAGCCCTTCCTCTTCACCCAGGGCCAGGCGATCCTCACGCGAACATGGATCCCGATCCAGGACAGCCCGGGCATCCGCTTCACCTACAACGCGCAAGTTCAGGTGGCGCAGGGCCTCATGGCCGTGATGAGCGCCGAGAATCCGACCGCGGTGAACGCCGATGGCGCGTACCGCTTCCGCATGGAGCAACCGATCCCGGCCTACCTCATCGCGTTAGCCGTGGGCGATCTGGCCTTCGTGCCCATCGGCGAGCGAACCGGCGTGTACGCCGAGCCCGATGTGGTGCAGAAGGCCGCATGGGAATTCGCCGATATGGAGAAGATGCTGATCGCTGCCGAAGGGCTCTATGGCGCCTATCGCTGGGGCCGTTACGACGTGATCGTGCTGCCGCCCAGTTTCCCATTCGGCGGCATGGAGAACCCCCGGCTCACGTTCGCCACGCCCACCATCCTCGCCGGAGATCGCTCGCTCACGGCTTTGGTGGCGCACGAGCTCGCGCATAGCTGGAGCGGCAATCTCGTGACCAACGCCACCTGGAACGACTTCTGGCTGAACGAGGGCTTCACCGTCTATTTCGAGAACCGCATCTGCGAGGCCGTTTACGGTGATGAATACGCGCGCATGCTGCAATTGCTCGGCCGTCAGGACCTGCACGCCACCATCGCCAAGCTTGAAGGCAAGGGCCAGCATGCCGATACGCATCTGCGCCTGCACCTCGAGGGCCGCGATCCCGACGAGGGCATGAACGATATCGCCTACGAGAAAGGGTTCGCATTGCTGCAGCTGCTCGAGGAGAAGGCCGGTCGCGACCGGTTCGACGCTTTCCTGCGCGGATATTTCGATGCGCATGCCTTCCGCAGCATGACCACCGACGACTTCACCGCCTACCTCCACGATCACCTGTTGAAGCCAAGCGGCATCGATCTGAATGTGGCGGAATGGATCGATGGCGCGGGTTTGCCGGCCAATGCCATTGAGCCGCAGAGCGACAGCTTCACGAAGGTGGAGGCGGAGATCGCGCGGTGGGTCGCTGGCACGCAAGCGGGGCAGATTGACGTGAAGGGCTGGACCACCTTCCATTGGATGCATTTCCTGCGCCACCTGCCCGATGGACTGGACGAGCAGAAGATGAAGGAGCTTGATCAGGCCTTCATGTTCACGGCCAATGGGAACGCCGAAGTGCTCAGCGCCTGGCTCGAGCTCTGCATCCGCAACGATTATGATCCCGCCTTCGACCGCCTCGACCAATTCCTCACCACGGTGGGCCGCCGGAAATTCCTCATGCCGCTTTACGCCGAGTTGAACAAGAGCGAAAAGGGACGCCTCATGGCGCAGACCATCTACACCGCAGCCCGCAGCAATTATCACAGCGTGAGCGTGCGCAGCCTCGATGAGCTGCTGGCGTGGAAGGAGAACCGCCCAGCCGCGAGATTCTGA
- a CDS encoding redoxin domain-containing protein, with protein MKRPLLASLAVASAILLNAQATNYPNGSLVADFTVTDTHGNVHNLYSYTAQGKYVILDFFFDTCPPCQATSQYFSQLYETYGCNGGNLICIAMNNGTDTNAEVDAYESAYGGPWSHPPAIGIEGGCTPVDIAFGVNAYPTYCLIGPDNLMKNQDIWPLTDMSTFVQAFPAGHNIAPMSCLVGIGETAALPAFTAYPVPSSGMVTLELPSGMRGLMQAEVSDAAGRVVFAAPINGNGIAQLNLSALADGRYLLRVSADDGQMAISRIAISH; from the coding sequence ATGAAACGACCCCTACTCGCATCGCTCGCTGTAGCTAGCGCGATCCTGCTCAATGCACAAGCCACCAACTATCCCAACGGCAGCCTGGTCGCCGATTTCACGGTGACCGATACCCACGGGAACGTGCACAACCTGTACTCCTACACCGCGCAGGGCAAGTACGTCATCCTTGATTTCTTCTTCGACACCTGCCCGCCCTGCCAGGCCACCTCGCAGTACTTCAGCCAGCTGTACGAGACCTACGGCTGCAACGGCGGCAACTTGATCTGCATTGCCATGAACAATGGCACGGACACGAACGCGGAGGTGGATGCGTATGAGTCCGCCTATGGCGGTCCATGGTCACATCCTCCGGCCATCGGCATTGAAGGCGGCTGCACGCCCGTGGACATTGCCTTCGGCGTGAATGCCTACCCGACCTATTGCCTGATCGGACCGGACAACCTGATGAAGAACCAGGACATCTGGCCGCTCACGGACATGAGCACCTTCGTGCAGGCCTTCCCCGCTGGCCACAACATCGCACCGATGAGCTGCCTCGTGGGCATCGGCGAAACGGCAGCGTTGCCCGCGTTCACCGCGTACCCCGTGCCGAGCTCGGGCATGGTGACGCTGGAGCTGCCCTCCGGGATGCGCGGCCTGATGCAAGCGGAAGTGAGCGACGCCGCTGGCCGCGTCGTATTCGCGGCTCCCATCAACGGCAACGGCATTGCTCAGCTCAACCTCTCGGCCTTGGCCGATGGCCGCTATCTGCTTCGCGTTTCAGCCGATGATGGGCAGATGGCCATCAGCCGCATTGCGATCAGCCACTAG
- a CDS encoding phospholipase, translating into MEERFIQVQRTARYHVLGTLEASPEIWVVIHGYGQLARYFLNTFKGLEQGRCFVAPEGLSRFYLDAEHSRVGATWMTREDRLHEIDDHVAYLDALCDELRKQAMPGARICALGFSQGVATLMRWAVLGRTNINRLVLWGGSLPPDLDGERLKARLSNATVHLVHGTNDSLVPERAMHDGTNLLKRHGIACTTATFAGGHELDRIALSEALPASR; encoded by the coding sequence GTGGAAGAGCGCTTCATCCAGGTGCAGCGCACGGCGCGCTACCATGTGCTGGGCACCTTGGAGGCTTCGCCTGAGATCTGGGTCGTGATCCATGGCTACGGCCAGCTGGCGCGCTACTTCCTGAACACCTTCAAAGGGCTTGAGCAGGGCCGCTGCTTCGTGGCGCCGGAAGGGCTGAGCCGCTTCTACCTCGATGCCGAGCATTCGCGGGTGGGTGCGACGTGGATGACCCGCGAGGACCGGCTGCACGAGATCGATGATCATGTGGCTTACCTCGATGCGCTGTGTGATGAGTTGCGCAAGCAAGCCATGCCAGGCGCGCGCATCTGCGCCTTGGGTTTCTCGCAGGGCGTGGCCACGCTCATGCGCTGGGCGGTACTCGGTCGAACGAACATCAATCGCCTAGTGCTCTGGGGCGGCAGTTTGCCTCCAGACCTTGATGGCGAACGGTTGAAGGCTCGGCTTTCCAATGCGACCGTGCATCTGGTGCATGGCACGAATGACAGCCTGGTGCCTGAGCGAGCGATGCACGATGGCACGAATCTGCTGAAGAGGCATGGCATTGCCTGCACCACCGCCACCTTCGCTGGCGGGCATGAGCTTGACCGGATCGCGTTGAGCGAGGCGCTTCCCGCCAGCCGCTAG
- a CDS encoding tungsten formylmethanofuran dehydrogenase, which produces MAFTATKKLSKPGTTPDQEILLRAWDLMCTAKALTELYEEHFKLTSKYVHATSRGHEAIQLALGMQLKAQDYVAPYYRDDSILLGIGMEPYELMLQLLAKRDDPFSGGRTYYGHPSLRREGMPRIPHQSSATGMQAIPTTGIALGLWYKEQAGIAHDLNGSADQESPIVVCSIGDAAITEGEVAEAFQMAVLKKLPIIYLVQDNEWDISASADEIRVADASEYAKGFPGLEVRKVDGADFIASYGTLNEVIGLVRKERRPFLVHAKVPLLNHHTSGVRMEFYRSEENLAEHRKRDPYPRFFQQCLDNRLQLDGLKQIEQKAIAKVKADFERAREADDPTPADLTTHAFAPTPVTEEQGDRAPKDRQPTVMVDSALFAIRELMQEDPRCLLYGQDVGARLGGVFREAATLARDFGGHRVFNTPIQEAFIIGSTVGMSAAGLKPIVEVQFADYIWPGLNQLFTEVARSCYLTVGKWPVSCILRVPIGAYGSGGPYHSSSVESVLCNIKGIKVAYPSTGADLKGLMKAAYHDPNPVVMLEHKGLYWSKIKGTEEAKTVEPSAEYIIPFGKARLVLAADANAVAKGEAAVIVTYGMGVYWAKAAAKDFTGRVTIIDLRSLVPLDEETVMNAVRAHGRCIVVTEEQLTNSFAQALASRIGNDCFEQLDAPVRTLGSVDMPAIPLNSTLEAAMIPSAEKVSAALKELLAY; this is translated from the coding sequence ATGGCCTTCACCGCCACCAAGAAACTCTCGAAACCCGGCACTACGCCCGATCAGGAAATCCTGCTCCGCGCATGGGATTTGATGTGCACGGCCAAGGCCTTGACCGAGCTGTACGAGGAGCACTTCAAGCTCACGAGCAAGTATGTGCATGCCACCAGCCGGGGCCATGAGGCCATCCAGCTAGCGCTGGGCATGCAGCTGAAAGCGCAGGACTACGTGGCGCCCTACTACCGCGATGACAGCATCCTGCTCGGCATCGGCATGGAGCCTTACGAGCTGATGCTGCAATTGCTGGCCAAGCGCGACGACCCCTTCAGCGGCGGGCGCACCTATTACGGCCATCCGAGCTTACGGCGCGAGGGCATGCCGCGCATCCCCCACCAGAGCAGCGCCACCGGTATGCAGGCCATTCCCACCACGGGCATCGCGCTCGGCCTCTGGTACAAGGAGCAGGCGGGCATCGCGCATGACCTGAACGGAAGCGCAGATCAGGAGTCGCCCATAGTGGTGTGCTCCATCGGCGATGCGGCGATCACCGAGGGCGAGGTAGCCGAGGCATTCCAGATGGCGGTGCTGAAGAAGCTGCCGATCATCTATCTGGTGCAGGACAACGAGTGGGACATCAGCGCCAGCGCCGACGAGATACGCGTGGCCGATGCGAGCGAATACGCGAAAGGCTTCCCCGGTCTCGAAGTCCGGAAGGTGGATGGAGCGGACTTCATCGCGAGCTACGGCACCTTGAACGAGGTGATCGGCTTGGTGCGCAAAGAGCGCCGCCCCTTCCTGGTGCATGCCAAGGTGCCGCTGCTCAACCATCACACCAGCGGCGTACGCATGGAGTTCTACCGCAGCGAGGAGAACCTGGCCGAGCATCGCAAGCGTGACCCCTATCCGCGCTTCTTCCAGCAATGCCTCGACAATCGCTTGCAACTCGATGGCCTGAAGCAGATCGAGCAGAAGGCCATCGCCAAGGTGAAGGCCGACTTCGAGCGTGCCCGCGAAGCAGATGACCCCACACCGGCCGACCTCACCACGCACGCCTTCGCGCCCACACCAGTGACCGAAGAGCAAGGCGATCGCGCACCGAAGGACCGTCAGCCCACCGTGATGGTGGACAGCGCGCTCTTCGCCATCCGCGAGCTCATGCAGGAGGATCCACGCTGTTTGCTCTACGGACAGGATGTGGGCGCGCGCCTCGGCGGCGTGTTCCGCGAAGCCGCAACACTAGCGCGCGACTTCGGCGGGCACCGCGTGTTCAACACACCGATCCAAGAAGCCTTCATCATCGGCAGCACCGTAGGCATGAGCGCTGCGGGCCTGAAGCCGATCGTGGAGGTGCAGTTCGCCGATTACATCTGGCCAGGATTGAATCAGCTCTTCACCGAAGTGGCGCGCTCGTGCTACCTCACCGTGGGCAAGTGGCCCGTGAGCTGCATCCTGAGGGTGCCCATCGGCGCGTACGGCAGCGGCGGCCCCTACCACAGCAGCAGCGTGGAGAGCGTGCTGTGCAACATCAAGGGCATCAAGGTGGCCTACCCCAGCACCGGCGCCGATCTGAAGGGATTGATGAAGGCGGCCTACCACGACCCGAACCCTGTGGTGATGCTGGAGCACAAGGGCCTCTACTGGAGCAAGATCAAGGGCACCGAGGAGGCGAAGACCGTGGAGCCGAGCGCGGAATACATCATCCCCTTCGGCAAGGCGCGCCTAGTGCTGGCGGCCGATGCGAATGCCGTTGCGAAGGGCGAAGCGGCGGTGATCGTCACTTACGGCATGGGCGTGTACTGGGCCAAGGCCGCCGCAAAGGACTTCACCGGCCGTGTCACCATCATCGACCTGCGCTCGCTGGTGCCCTTGGACGAAGAGACCGTGATGAATGCCGTGCGCGCGCATGGGCGCTGCATCGTGGTCACGGAGGAACAGCTCACCAACTCCTTCGCGCAGGCACTTGCCTCGCGCATCGGCAACGACTGCTTCGAGCAGCTCGATGCACCGGTGCGCACGCTGGGCTCTGTCGATATGCCCGCGATCCCGCTCAACAGCACCTTGGAAGCCGCAATGATCCCGAGCGCGGAGAAGGTGTCTGCCGCGTTGAAGGAACTCCTCGCTTACTGA